The Humulus lupulus chromosome 3, drHumLupu1.1, whole genome shotgun sequence genome window below encodes:
- the LOC133823487 gene encoding DEAD-box ATP-dependent RNA helicase 37-like, producing the protein MSTSWADSVANSQSESAATGSFDNSAPSRPSRSTYVPPHLRNRPASSDASTVSNSAPSQAGTAYGVPSTGSRWNGGSRQDVGRPGYSSGGGWNSSRGRGWDRGREREVNPFGTEDDAAEPSFSEQENTGINFDAYEDIPVETSGGNVPPAVNTFAEIDLGDALNNNIRRCKYVKPTPVQRHAIPISLAGRDLMACAQTGSGKTAAFCFPIISGIMRESNIQRPRGTRTVFPLALILSPTRELSSQIHDEAKKFSYQTGVRVVVAYGGAPINQQLRELERGVDILVATPGRLVDLLERARVSLQMIKYLALDEADRMLDMGFEPQIRKIVEQMDMPPPGMRQTMLFSATFPKEIQRMASDFLSDYIFLAVGRVGSSTDLIVQRVEFVHEADKRSHLMDLLHAQKENGTHGKQSLTLVFVETKKGADALEYWLTGSGFPATSIHGDRSQQEREYALKSFKTGKTPILVATDVAARGLDIPHVSHVINFDLPNDIDDYVHRIGRTGRAGKSGLATAFFNENNSSLARPLADLMQEANQEVPDWLTRYASRAYGGGGGRNRRGGGRFGGRDFRRDSSYNRGQDYYGGGNSGGGYGAGGGYGGGGGGYGPGVSSAWD; encoded by the exons ATGAGCACTTCATGGGCAGATTCTGTAGCCAACTCTCAATCTGAGAGTGCAGCTACCGGTTCATTTGATAACAGTGCCCCCTCCCGCCCGTCACGATCGACTTATGTTCCACCGCATCTTCGTAACAGACCAGCCTCATCTGATGCATCAACTGTCTCAAATTCTGCTCCATCACAAGCTGGCACTGCTTATGGTGTGCCATCGACTGGGTCTCGCTGGAATGGTGGTTCTCGGCAGGATGTTGGGCGCCCTGGATATAGTTCCGGTGGTGGCTGGAACAGCAGTAGAGGCAGGGGGTGGGACCGTGGAAGGGAGCGTGAGGTAAATCCATTTGGAACCGAAGATGATGCAGCAGAACCTTCGTTTAGCGAGCAAGAGAACACGGGAATTAACTTTGATGCTTATGAGGATATTCCGGTGGAGACAAGTGGGGGTAATGTCCCACCGGCTGTGAATACTTTTGCCGAAATAGATTTGGGGGAtgcattaaataataatattcgGAGGTGCAAGTATGTGAAGCCAACTCCTGTTCAGCGACATGCAATTCCCATTTCTCTAGCTGGGCGAGACTTGATGGCGTGTGCTCAGACCGGGTCAGGAAAGACCGCTGCATTTTGTTTCCCAATCATTAGTGGAATCATGCGGGAGTCTAATATTCAGAGGCCTCGTGGAACTCGTACTGTTTTTCCTCTTGCTCTTATTCTCTCCCCTACAAGGGAGTTATCTAGCCAG ATACATGATGAAGCTAAAAAGTTTTCATATCAAACTGGTGTCAGGGTGGTTGTTGCTTATGGAGGAGCACCAATAAATCAACAG TTGCGAGAGCTTGAGAGAGGAGTTGATATTCTTGTCGCAACTCCTGGAAGATTGGTAGATTTGCTTGAGAGAGCTAGAGTGTCACTTCAGATGATCAAGTATTTGGCTCTTGATGAGGCAGATCGGATGCTAGACATGGGTTTTGAACCTCAGATTAGAAAGATTGTGGAGCAGATGGACATGCCTCCACCTGGCATGCGTCAAACAATGTTATTCAGTGCTACATTTCCTAAAGAGATACAG AGAATGGCATCTGACTTTCTTTCAGATTATATATTTTTGGCCGTTGGAAGAGTTGGTTCAAGTACTGATTTAATTGTCCAAAGAGTTGAATTTGTTCATGAAGCTGACAAGAGAAGTCATTTGATGGACCTTCTCCATGCTCAGAAGGAAAATGGAACCCATGGCAAG CAATCTTTGACATTAGTTTTTGTTGAGACAAAGAAAGGAGCTGACGCATTAGAATATTGGTTGACTGGCTCTGGGTTTCCTGCTACAAGTATTCATGGTGATAGATCTCAACAG GAAAGAGAATACGCATTGAAATCCTTCAAGACTGGGAAAACACCAATCTTAGTGGCAACAGATGTGGCAGCACGTGGTCTTGATATTCCTCATGTTTCTCATGTAATAAACTTTGATCTTCCCAACGACATTGATGACTATGTTCATCGGATAGGGCGAACAGGCCGAGCTGGCAAATCAGGTCTGGCAACAGCTTTTTTCAATGAGAACAATTCATCATTGGCAAGGCCTCTTGCTGATCTGATGCAAGAAGCAAACCAAGAAGTTCCTGATTGGCTTACTCGGTATGCATCAAGGGcttatggtggtggtggtggtagaaATCGCCGTGGTGGAGGTCGCTTTGGTGGACGTGATTTCAGGAGGGATAGTTCTTACAATAGGGGTCAAGATTACTACGGTGGAGGAAATAGTGGCGGTGGATATGGAGCTGGCGGTGgttatggtggtggtggtggaggttATGGTCCAGGAGTGAGCAGTGCTTGGGATTAG